GGGCACCTCGTCGAGCGCCTCACCTACCAGTTCCTCGAAACGTTCTCGGCTCATCTCGACGGGCACGTCGTCCATTCTGCCGGCAGCCGGGCCGGAACGCCGGGCGGCGACCGATGCCGGGGACCGGGCGGGTTCGTCAGGCGACGGCCAGGCTTCGCCGGGTCGGCCGGCGGGGCAGCGGCCGGACGGGAGCAAGGGCCGGCCGGGGTGGCGAGGTCGAGGGATGCCCGACCGCCCGCCCGGAGGCGGGGCGGCCGGGTGCCCGTCGAACAGAAAGCGGTGTACGTCAGGCGGCGAGGCGCGCGCTGAGACTGATCTGCGCGCCCGGAGAGAGCAGCCGCGAGATCGGGCAGTTCTCCTTGGCGGCCTCGGCGAGCTTGGTGAACTGGGCCTCGTCGAGGCCCGGCACCTGGCCGACCGTCTCCAGGTCGATCCGGGTGACCGTCATACCGGCGTCGGTCTTGTCCAGGTGGACCTTGGCGGTGGTCTGCACCGAGGTGGCCGGCGAGCCGGCGTCGGCCAGCCCCTTGCTGAGCGCCATCGAGAAACAACCGGCGTGGGCCGCGCCGATCAACTCCTCGGGGTTGGTCCCCTCGCCCTCCTCGAAGCGCGACTTGAACGAGTAGTTCCCGGCGAGGCCGCCCTTGCCGGTGCTGATGGTCCCGGACCCCTCGGTGAGGGTGCCCTGCCACTGTGCGGATGCGGTACGGATAGGCATTCCCCGACGCTAACCGACGCCGGGTCCAGCGGCGACCGTCCCACCGACTCGGTGCCCGCCCGCCGGTCCGCCCCGCCCGCCACGGGCGGGCCACGACACCGGCAGGTACGACATCCGCGGGCCAGGGCGTCGGAGGGTCGGGACCCGGCCGGCGACCGCCGGTTGTGTCATGATTCGGCGGGAGGCCGACGGCCGGGTCCAGCCCCGGCACGGCCGGGTCCAGCGGCAACGCGGGTCCACCGACGGCTCAGGCTCGCGCAGGCGGAAGGGTGGCCGATGTCCCAGGATCTTCCCGTTCCCCGGCAGAACGACCGCTCCGACGGGCCGGCCGTCCTGGAATGGGGACCGGACGAGCCGGCGGCACCGTCGTCGGGTCGTTTCGGGCGTACGCTCGCCGGCCTTGGCCGGGACCGACGGCTACCGCCGGTGCTGGCCGGGTTGGGCGCGGTTGCCGCGATGGCCTCGCTGGTCGGCGAGTGGCTGGTGATGACCGTGCCGGACAGCGGCCCCGGGGCGGACACGGTCCTGCGGGTGCCCGGCAACGTCTCCGAGGTCGGCGGCTTCGGGGCCGGTTACCTGGTCGGCCTGCTGGTGCTGAGCGCTGTGGTGGTCCTCGCGCTGGCCGGCACCCCGGCGGTACGGCCCAACGCCCGGTTGGCCGGGTTGGCGCTCACCGGAGCGCTGCTGGCGCTGCTGGTGGCCACGGCCTTCTCGCTCGACGAGCCGAGCCAGCGCACCCTCTTCTACTCCCCCGAGGACGGCTTCCAGGTCGAGTACGGTCGCGGCCTGGTGATGGCCTTCGTCGGCTGCCTCCTGCTCGTGGCGGCGCTACAGCTCAGCGGCCAGGCCACCGAGGCACCGACCGACAGCCCCGGATGGCGGTGGCCTGGTCGCCGGGACC
Above is a window of Micromonospora yangpuensis DNA encoding:
- a CDS encoding OsmC family protein, with the translated sequence MPIRTASAQWQGTLTEGSGTISTGKGGLAGNYSFKSRFEEGEGTNPEELIGAAHAGCFSMALSKGLADAGSPATSVQTTAKVHLDKTDAGMTVTRIDLETVGQVPGLDEAQFTKLAEAAKENCPISRLLSPGAQISLSARLAA